The following proteins are encoded in a genomic region of Inquilinus sp. KBS0705:
- a CDS encoding NAD(P)H-dependent oxidoreductase, translated as MVTIIASTNRPGSSTLKVAQYYQNRMAQKGQQSTLLSLAGLPPNLIQTDLYGKRSPEFEKIQELITATQKFIFIIPEYNGSFPGVLKVFIDACSFPESFYDKKAALVGISSGKYGNIRGIDHFTGVCHYLHLNVMALKIHIPNIRKEVDVAGALTAEDTLRYTDEQIDKFIKF; from the coding sequence ATGGTCACTATCATAGCATCTACTAACCGCCCCGGCAGTTCCACCTTAAAAGTGGCCCAGTATTATCAAAACCGGATGGCGCAAAAAGGCCAGCAAAGTACGCTGCTATCTTTAGCCGGGCTCCCTCCCAACCTGATACAAACCGACCTGTACGGCAAACGCAGCCCCGAATTTGAAAAGATACAGGAGCTGATAACCGCTACCCAAAAGTTTATATTTATAATACCCGAGTACAATGGCAGTTTCCCGGGGGTGCTGAAGGTTTTTATTGACGCTTGCAGCTTCCCCGAAAGCTTTTACGATAAAAAAGCCGCGCTGGTGGGTATATCATCGGGCAAATACGGCAACATCCGCGGCATAGACCACTTTACCGGGGTTTGCCACTACTTACACCTTAATGTAATGGCGCTAAAAATACACATCCCCAACATACGTAAAGAGGTAGATGTAGCCGGTGCCCTAACCGCCGAAGATACCCTGCGATACACTGATGAACAGATAGATAAGTTCATAAAGTTTTAG